Proteins from a genomic interval of Pseudomonas anuradhapurensis:
- a CDS encoding type II secretion system protein GspI, whose protein sequence is MKRHQRGFTLLEVSVALAIAAVLAVITSQVLRQRLAVQGNLQQHRFGLLCARELQTRFAVEQYWPASNQVSGELSQGGQACHWQLQLRRTGVRDLRRGELLLFADRDQRLPLGQYTVFLERP, encoded by the coding sequence ATGAAGCGGCATCAACGCGGCTTCACCTTGCTCGAGGTTAGCGTGGCCCTGGCGATCGCTGCCGTGCTGGCGGTAATCACCAGCCAGGTGTTGCGCCAGCGCCTGGCCGTGCAGGGCAACCTGCAGCAACACCGCTTTGGCCTGCTGTGCGCGCGCGAGTTGCAAACCCGCTTTGCCGTCGAGCAGTACTGGCCTGCCAGCAACCAGGTGAGCGGTGAGCTGAGCCAGGGTGGCCAGGCGTGCCACTGGCAGTTGCAGCTGCGCCGCACTGGCGTGCGTGACTTGCGTCGCGGGGAACTACTGCTGTTCGCCGATCGCGACCAGCGCCTGCCGCTGGGCCAGTACACCGTATTCCTGGAGCGCCCATGA
- a CDS encoding GspE/PulE family protein, with product MLPYRQARQSGVAMAPGEQGWQLWLRPDADSAQLQELLRVHGQPNLLEYLEPALFDERLGQLYQAGANATEALIEGIGEQVDLDSLMNEMPRIEDLLESDDEAPVIRLINGLFGQALRLRASDIHIETFEQSLVVRLRVDGHLREVLRPPRALSAMLVSRIKVMARLDIAEKRQPQDGRITLRAAGREVDVRVSTLPGIHGERVVMRVLDKQASLLALGNLGMPPAVLQGLRGCLARPNGIVLSTGPTGSGKTTTLYASLNSLNDGSRNILTVEDPVEYAIAGIGQTAINPRAGLTFASGLRAILRQDPDVIMLGEIRDQETAQIAVQASLTGHLVLSTLHTNSALGAVTRLRDMGIEPFLIASCLRGVLAQRLVRRLCSCAVAHPLQAAERELWPELAALGSSYHAVGCEQCQGSGYRGRLGLYEFIELDPGLVGLLYDGASELAMHDYLAGRRQSLLAMASDCLARGETSLAEVLRVVQG from the coding sequence ATGCTGCCATATCGCCAGGCGCGGCAGAGCGGGGTAGCCATGGCCCCGGGGGAGCAAGGCTGGCAGCTGTGGCTGCGGCCCGACGCCGACAGTGCGCAGTTGCAGGAACTGTTGCGCGTGCATGGCCAGCCCAACCTGCTCGAATACCTGGAACCCGCACTGTTCGATGAACGCCTGGGCCAGCTGTACCAGGCAGGTGCCAACGCCACCGAGGCACTGATCGAAGGCATTGGCGAGCAGGTGGACCTGGACAGCCTGATGAACGAGATGCCGCGCATCGAGGACCTGCTGGAAAGCGACGACGAGGCCCCGGTGATCCGCCTGATCAACGGCCTGTTCGGCCAGGCCCTGCGCCTGCGTGCCTCGGATATCCACATCGAAACCTTCGAACAGAGCCTGGTGGTGCGCCTGCGGGTCGATGGCCACCTGCGCGAGGTGTTGCGCCCACCGCGTGCGCTGTCAGCCATGCTGGTGTCGCGGATAAAGGTGATGGCGCGCCTGGACATCGCCGAAAAGCGCCAGCCCCAGGATGGCCGGATCACCTTGCGTGCGGCCGGGCGCGAAGTGGACGTGCGGGTCTCGACCCTGCCTGGCATCCATGGCGAACGGGTGGTGATGCGCGTCCTCGACAAGCAGGCCAGCCTGCTGGCGCTGGGCAACCTGGGCATGCCGCCGGCGGTACTGCAGGGCCTGCGTGGCTGCCTGGCGCGGCCCAACGGCATCGTCCTGTCCACCGGCCCGACCGGTTCCGGCAAGACCACTACCCTGTACGCCAGCCTCAACAGCCTCAACGATGGCAGCCGCAATATCCTCACCGTCGAGGACCCGGTGGAGTACGCCATTGCCGGCATCGGCCAGACTGCCATCAACCCGCGCGCCGGGTTGACCTTCGCCAGCGGCCTGCGCGCGATACTGCGCCAGGACCCGGACGTGATCATGCTCGGCGAAATCCGCGACCAGGAAACCGCGCAGATCGCCGTACAGGCCAGCCTCACCGGCCACCTGGTGCTGTCCACCCTGCACACCAACAGTGCGCTGGGCGCGGTGACCCGCCTGCGCGACATGGGCATCGAGCCGTTCCTGATCGCCTCGTGCCTGCGTGGTGTACTGGCCCAGCGCCTGGTGCGGCGCCTGTGCAGTTGCGCCGTGGCGCACCCGCTGCAGGCGGCAGAACGTGAGCTGTGGCCCGAGCTGGCGGCACTGGGCAGCAGTTACCACGCGGTGGGCTGCGAGCAGTGCCAGGGCAGCGGTTACCGCGGGCGCCTGGGCCTGTACGAATTCATCGAGCTGGACCCCGGGCTGGTCGGCCTGTTGTACGACGGCGCCAGCGAACTGGCCATGCACGACTACCTGGCCGGACGCCGGCAGAGCCTGCTGGCGATGGCCAGCGACTGCCTGGCGCGTGGCGAGACCAGCCTGGCCGAAGTGTTGCGCGTGGTGCAGGGCTGA
- a CDS encoding type II secretion system protein: MSRPASKACLPPVAAGDTGHPGGKPVKRRQAGLTLIELMVALALTAVLGILLAALVNGWLKVRERLQDTTQETSVLEFCLALERRFDSPVMRRIYEQRLPLASRWLDWQPASNQLLWVATTGLPQAEGGSRLQRQRLRFEAREQRLLLESSADLYAAAAPRWLERERLERVSAMNVLYYQGGRWLAWPSDQPAHPGRGVRLELQRDGASYVCTFALPWGRS; this comes from the coding sequence ATGAGCCGGCCAGCTTCAAAGGCGTGCCTGCCCCCTGTAGCAGCGGGGGACACCGGTCACCCGGGCGGCAAACCTGTAAAGCGCCGCCAGGCTGGCCTGACCCTGATCGAACTGATGGTCGCCCTGGCCCTGACCGCCGTGCTCGGCATTCTGCTCGCCGCCCTGGTCAATGGCTGGCTCAAGGTGCGCGAACGCTTGCAGGACACCACCCAGGAAACCTCGGTGCTGGAATTTTGCCTGGCCTTGGAACGGCGCTTCGACAGCCCGGTGATGCGCCGCATCTACGAGCAGCGCCTGCCCCTGGCCAGCCGCTGGCTCGACTGGCAACCAGCGAGCAACCAACTGCTATGGGTTGCAACCACCGGCCTGCCGCAAGCCGAAGGTGGCTCGCGTCTGCAACGCCAGCGCCTGCGCTTCGAGGCCCGCGAGCAGCGCCTGCTGCTGGAAAGCTCGGCCGACCTGTACGCCGCTGCCGCGCCGCGCTGGCTCGAGCGTGAACGGCTCGAGCGGGTCAGCGCCATGAATGTTCTGTATTACCAGGGCGGCCGCTGGCTGGCCTGGCCTTCTGACCAACCCGCGCACCCCGGCCGTGGCGTGCGCCTGGAATTGCAGCGTGACGGAGCCTCCTATGTCTGCACCTTCGCGCTCCCGTGGGGGCGCTCATGA
- the gspH gene encoding type II secretion system minor pseudopilin GspH yields MRRQRGFSLIELLVVLAIAGLMTGLAVASLGNGQAAVDQALQRLAAETRSQAVLARHAGQLRGLRWNGQRPEFVRRQGDAWALETVALGDWPKGLQPDWPASSQPQLLFTPHGWAQPGSVHWRWADGSQRWAWSRDGRLHITVAP; encoded by the coding sequence GTGCGTCGGCAGCGGGGTTTCAGCCTGATCGAGTTGCTGGTGGTGCTGGCCATCGCCGGGCTGATGACTGGGCTGGCGGTGGCCAGTCTCGGCAACGGCCAGGCCGCGGTCGACCAGGCCTTGCAGCGGCTGGCGGCAGAGACCCGCAGCCAGGCCGTGCTGGCCCGGCATGCCGGGCAACTGCGCGGCTTGCGCTGGAACGGCCAGCGCCCGGAGTTCGTGCGCCGCCAAGGCGATGCCTGGGCGCTCGAGACGGTGGCCCTGGGCGACTGGCCCAAGGGCCTGCAACCGGATTGGCCAGCCAGCTCGCAACCTCAGCTGCTGTTCACCCCGCACGGCTGGGCACAGCCGGGCAGCGTGCACTGGCGCTGGGCCGATGGTAGCCAACGCTGGGCCTGGAGCCGTGATGGCCGCTTGCACATAACGGTGGCGCCATGA
- the gspM gene encoding type II secretion system protein GspM: MNRDWIQRHRFTFAWALIALLLAVLALRAGLAQWRELSQWRGLAEQAASLHGGPGLNLERLRQSAQARRIELAEVDAQGEAWQLRGQVGDELQLQGWLQSLRGEGVQLRQWGLERHGKGLRFELVVQP, from the coding sequence ATGAACCGGGACTGGATACAGCGTCATCGTTTCACCTTCGCCTGGGCACTGATTGCCCTGTTGCTGGCCGTGCTGGCCCTGCGCGCCGGCCTGGCGCAATGGCGCGAACTCAGCCAGTGGCGCGGGCTGGCCGAACAAGCCGCCAGCCTGCACGGCGGCCCTGGGTTGAACCTGGAACGGCTACGCCAGTCAGCCCAGGCCCGGCGCATCGAACTGGCCGAAGTCGATGCGCAAGGCGAGGCCTGGCAATTGCGTGGCCAGGTCGGCGACGAGCTTCAGCTGCAGGGCTGGCTGCAGAGCCTGCGGGGCGAAGGCGTGCAGCTACGGCAATGGGGGCTGGAACGCCACGGCAAGGGGCTGCGCTTCGAGCTGGTGGTGCAGCCATGA
- the gspF gene encoding type II secretion system inner membrane protein GspF has translation MPTYRYQAVDLAGKTRKASLQADSERHARQLLREQGLFARQLQRHDAGTRQPRRQRLSRAQLCELTRQLATLTGAGIPLVDALATLERQLRQPALHSVLVALRGSLAEGLGLARSLARQGAPFSGLYCALVEAGERSGRLAQVLARLADHLEQVQRQQHKARTALIYPTVLMGVSLAVVIGLMTFVVPKLTEQFAHAGQSLPLITSLLIGLSQGLVQAGPWLLGLAVVLATLGGWLLRKPQWCLRRDQLLLRLPRIGNLLQVLESARLARSLAILTGSGVALLEALHVATETVGNRRIRQAMEQVRLQVQGGTSLHRALDASQQFPPLLVNMVGSGEASGTLADMLERVADDQERGFARQVDTAMALFEPLMILVMGAVVLFIVLAVLLPIMQLNQGLQL, from the coding sequence ATGCCGACCTACCGCTACCAGGCCGTCGACCTCGCCGGCAAGACCCGCAAGGCCAGCCTGCAAGCCGACAGCGAACGCCACGCGCGCCAGTTGTTGCGCGAGCAGGGGCTGTTCGCCCGCCAGCTGCAGCGCCACGACGCCGGTACCCGGCAGCCCCGGCGCCAGCGCCTGAGCCGCGCCCAGCTGTGCGAACTGACCCGTCAGCTGGCCACCTTGACCGGTGCCGGCATCCCCCTGGTCGACGCCCTGGCCACCCTTGAGCGTCAATTGCGCCAGCCCGCCCTGCACAGCGTGTTGGTGGCCTTGCGCGGCTCGCTTGCCGAAGGCCTGGGCCTGGCCCGCAGCCTGGCGCGCCAAGGCGCACCGTTCAGCGGCCTGTACTGCGCGCTGGTCGAGGCCGGCGAGCGCTCCGGGCGCCTGGCCCAGGTCCTGGCCCGCCTGGCCGATCACCTGGAACAGGTGCAACGGCAACAGCACAAGGCGCGCACTGCGTTGATCTACCCCACGGTGTTGATGGGCGTGTCGCTGGCGGTGGTCATCGGCCTGATGACCTTCGTCGTGCCCAAGCTCACCGAGCAATTCGCCCATGCCGGGCAGAGCCTGCCGCTGATCACCTCGCTGTTGATCGGCCTGAGCCAAGGGCTGGTCCAGGCCGGGCCTTGGCTGCTGGGGCTGGCCGTGGTGCTCGCGACGCTCGGCGGCTGGTTGCTGCGCAAGCCGCAGTGGTGCCTGCGCCGCGATCAGCTGCTGTTGCGCCTGCCACGTATCGGCAACCTGCTGCAGGTGCTGGAAAGCGCGCGCCTGGCACGCAGCCTGGCCATTCTCACTGGTAGCGGCGTGGCCCTGCTCGAAGCCCTGCACGTGGCCACCGAAACCGTCGGCAACCGGCGTATCCGCCAGGCCATGGAACAGGTGCGCCTGCAGGTGCAGGGCGGTACCAGCCTGCACCGCGCGCTGGATGCCAGCCAGCAGTTCCCGCCACTGCTGGTGAACATGGTCGGCAGTGGCGAGGCCAGCGGCACCCTGGCCGACATGCTCGAGCGTGTGGCCGACGACCAGGAGCGCGGCTTCGCCCGCCAGGTCGACACCGCCATGGCGCTGTTCGAACCCCTGATGATCCTGGTGATGGGCGCCGTGGTGCTGTTCATCGTGCTGGCGGTGCTGCTGCCGATCATGCAACTCAACCAGGGCCTGCAACTGTGA
- the gspL gene encoding type II secretion system protein GspL, producing MKIEWRRRTPARPWLLLRPGATWHWALVAGGRVQSQGQGEPPLNLQARVALILPAEACSHFRVPAPPGLKREEWPLLLEDRLLQAADEVTCACLARGPGYLRLLVVARQQLDSWHRQCAEWGLPAQRCWAELQLLPTPEAGTAWHWQRTADLRLCKGLGEDGQEHWLAWPDALGDAPRQPWAGLHKVPLSGDWPTALPPLDKLPGLFEHTRNRRVLATVSRPQQRLLAACLALAVVWAGLWMTQQWRQAQLWRSQVIAVTGAQASPRHAAQALKRLREGALQQQLRMRQLEDLQAALQAWLRDHPGWHLGAVRFDGQRWQVRLAGEGSAPPWQDMATAAGATVQVQADQVLFDLGAAS from the coding sequence ATGAAAATTGAATGGCGGCGGCGTACACCGGCCCGGCCCTGGTTGTTGCTGCGACCGGGTGCAACCTGGCACTGGGCGCTGGTCGCTGGCGGCCGTGTGCAAAGCCAGGGGCAGGGCGAGCCGCCGCTGAACCTGCAGGCGCGTGTCGCACTGATTCTGCCTGCCGAGGCCTGCAGCCATTTCCGCGTGCCGGCACCACCCGGGCTCAAACGAGAGGAATGGCCACTGTTGCTCGAAGATCGCCTGCTGCAGGCCGCGGACGAAGTGACCTGTGCCTGCCTGGCGCGTGGGCCCGGTTACCTTCGCTTGCTGGTGGTGGCGCGCCAGCAACTGGACAGTTGGCATCGGCAGTGTGCAGAGTGGGGTTTGCCAGCGCAGCGTTGCTGGGCGGAGCTGCAGCTACTGCCGACACCCGAGGCTGGCACTGCCTGGCATTGGCAGCGCACAGCCGATCTGCGCTTGTGCAAAGGGCTGGGCGAAGATGGCCAGGAGCATTGGCTGGCCTGGCCGGATGCATTGGGTGATGCGCCTCGCCAACCGTGGGCGGGGCTGCACAAGGTGCCGCTGAGCGGTGACTGGCCAACGGCGTTGCCGCCGCTGGATAAACTGCCCGGCCTGTTCGAGCATACCCGCAACAGGCGCGTGCTGGCGACGGTATCCCGGCCGCAGCAACGCCTGCTGGCCGCCTGCCTGGCATTGGCTGTGGTCTGGGCTGGGCTGTGGATGACCCAGCAATGGCGCCAGGCGCAACTCTGGCGCAGCCAGGTCATTGCCGTGACCGGCGCCCAGGCCAGCCCGCGTCACGCCGCGCAGGCGCTCAAGCGGCTGCGCGAAGGTGCGTTGCAACAGCAACTGCGCATGCGCCAGCTCGAAGACCTGCAAGCGGCATTGCAGGCCTGGCTGCGTGACCATCCCGGCTGGCACCTGGGCGCGGTGCGCTTCGATGGCCAGCGTTGGCAGGTGCGCCTGGCGGGTGAGGGCAGTGCACCGCCCTGGCAGGACATGGCCACCGCTGCCGGTGCGACTGTTCAGGTTCAAGCTGACCAGGTGCTGTTCGATCTGGGAGCGGCCTCATGA
- the gspG gene encoding type II secretion system major pseudopilin GspG: MQHRRHRQRGFTLMEIMVVIFIIGLLIAVVAPSVLGNQDKAMKQKVMADLATLEQALDMYRLDNLRFPSNEQGLAALVKKPAQEPLPRAWRSDGYVRRLPEDPWGTPYQYRMPGEHGRVDVYSLGADGLPGGEGQDADLGNWEL, encoded by the coding sequence ATGCAGCATCGACGCCACCGCCAGCGCGGTTTCACCCTCATGGAAATCATGGTGGTGATCTTCATCATCGGCCTGCTCATCGCCGTGGTCGCGCCCAGCGTGCTCGGTAACCAGGACAAGGCCATGAAACAGAAAGTCATGGCCGACCTGGCCACCCTGGAGCAGGCGCTGGACATGTACCGTCTGGACAACCTGCGCTTTCCCAGTAACGAGCAGGGCCTGGCCGCGCTGGTGAAAAAGCCGGCCCAGGAACCGCTGCCGCGGGCCTGGCGCAGTGACGGCTACGTGCGCCGCCTGCCTGAAGACCCCTGGGGCACCCCGTATCAGTACCGCATGCCCGGCGAGCACGGCCGGGTCGATGTTTACTCGCTAGGCGCCGACGGCCTGCCGGGGGGCGAAGGCCAGGATGCCGACCTGGGCAACTGGGAGCTGTAA
- a CDS encoding general secretion pathway protein GspN, with protein MSRTSAACVLLVFVLTLLLELPASWVAHVFKLPLREASGSLWQGQAQQLGPLGPLRWALQPWRLQASAQVGWQGQAWQLRAEGWPWQWQLTARALGPQLTTTTDYRLAGQWQGALRVEGAGRRCQGSDGRLQVTDLALSEPWSLGLGQGWLEIDCGNGWHLRGQLAQQGQHHLAMEADLQGRRTQLVYELQPDAALTPLLRGAQWLGPQALAGRRDLRW; from the coding sequence ATGAGCCGAACAAGTGCGGCGTGTGTGCTGCTGGTTTTCGTCCTCACGCTATTGCTGGAGCTGCCGGCCAGCTGGGTGGCGCATGTATTCAAGCTGCCGCTGCGCGAGGCCAGTGGCAGCCTCTGGCAAGGCCAGGCACAGCAGCTGGGGCCGCTCGGGCCGCTGCGCTGGGCGCTACAGCCGTGGCGCTTGCAGGCGAGCGCGCAGGTTGGCTGGCAGGGCCAGGCCTGGCAACTGCGTGCTGAAGGCTGGCCCTGGCAGTGGCAGCTAACGGCGAGGGCCCTGGGGCCGCAGCTGACGACAACGACGGATTACCGCCTGGCTGGGCAATGGCAGGGTGCATTGCGGGTCGAGGGCGCTGGGCGCCGATGCCAGGGCAGTGACGGCCGCCTGCAGGTGACCGACCTCGCCTTGAGCGAGCCGTGGTCGCTGGGCCTGGGGCAGGGCTGGCTGGAAATCGACTGCGGCAACGGCTGGCACCTGCGCGGGCAACTGGCACAACAGGGGCAGCATCACCTGGCAATGGAGGCAGACCTGCAGGGGCGTCGGACCCAGCTAGTGTACGAATTGCAGCCCGATGCGGCGCTCACGCCGTTGCTGCGTGGCGCACAGTGGCTCGGGCCCCAGGCGCTGGCCGGCCGGCGAGACCTGCGCTGGTAG